The genomic region TCATAGTAATAGTGACAGGTGTGGTGAAAATATCTCACAATTTCGTTGACAAATGCtatattaattaaaattttaaaaattatcaTACAAAATGTATTATAAATCATACAAGtatgaattaattaagttaacgtaattatatatcatataaaataaaatttaatttGAATATAATAAAAGTTGAATAGTAATTTGGACGGAGCCGGACATCAACACTAATCATTGAAAAAGTTAAAACCAATTTTCATTTGTGACGGGTACTATTCCGTCACAAGTACTATTCACATTTGCGACGGgtcaaatgtgaccattttatgagaaaatgtgaccatttttttatAAGTACTCCATAACATTTTATGAACAGTACTTGAGTGGTTACATTTTTTCAAAAAGTAGTCACATTTGCCCGTCGCaaattgtgaccgtcacaagggagaattgCTGGTTAATGTGCCAAATAGATCTAACAACAATACGCGTCTTTATTTCACGGGTTTGTTGGAGATGCTGACTAGTGTTTTATTTCAAAGAAGCGTTAAGTTAAAGAGGAATATATACATGTCTTTAGATTTTAGAACAAATTAAATTTATTACGATTTTATATTGTAAACATGCAACTAACCTTTCACCGTAACTACTTAAAGCCATAACATACATTTGACTTCAAGATTTCAACGAGTTCATATTACTATTTTTATAGTGTCATTAGCTAGCTAGCATTATCAAGTATCGAGATTACTGTTGTAGATTCATCCATCGGTGGAGCTACGTTTAATTTTGCATGAAGACATTTTTGGAGTGGCTATTTCCCGTGCAATAGTTCCTTAGATATCAGGGCTTGCCCCCTCATTTGCGCCAAAATAGAAGCGCCAAAATAGAAGCTAGACTAACTCGAGAATATGTTGCAAATTAATGAACTAATGAAAAAATTGAGAATTTTTAGGTCTAGGTGAAATAATTTGTAAAACTATTGCAATGGTTAAAGTGAAAGTGcgcaattaaataataaaatccGTCAAAAACCCATTTTTTTAAAATGCTAAAGATTATAGCTAACGACTTTTTTACGCTTAATAAAAAGAAATTCTCCAAAACAGGTCCTCTCCACCCGCCCCTTAGAGATGGTTAGAAGAAAATATTTTGTCGAATAGACAACGGTCACCACCGTCCACCGGGTGATCTTACCAACCGTTGACGATTGCGCTACTTGTAATCTTTTAACGACAATATTAACATTTAACAATGACTTAAAACAAATATCTTGTAGGACAACAAGTAGTTATTTAGTGTGCGTAACACTTGTATTTTTGTACGTacaaatcattattatttattaatactAGTATACATTAATTATTATTTAGTGTGTACGACATTTCTATTTTTCTAGTGACTATTGTGCCAAACTGCCAATCGTCAGCCTTGTCGCTTTATTCAATTAATCGCAAATTGCTCAAAAATTCGTTTATAAATCGTTTTTTTATAACATGTGCTTCAAGGATATAAATAAATTAGACGGGTAGCCGGGTAGGTGTTTAAAAGTAATGTTGACTTATTTAAATCAAGTGATTGACTTATCTTTATATTATCGGTGACAATCTGTCATTATCCTTCTACGAATCCGCCCTTTTACTAGCCTATAAAAAGAAGGCCATTCTCCTCTATTCCCTCAACATTATAAGTATAAACTTCACGTAAACAAGTATAATAATACATTAAAACACCATAATGAGTCCGACCGTAATGGACGCGGCCGCTGTGATGGCAGTCGACGAGGAGAGTGGAGGAAAGGTTCAAGCTCGTGCTTACGAAGCATCGGTCAAATTTATAGAGGAATTGACTAGAAAGTGTCATGAGGTTCAAACCATGGTTTTGGCAGAGATACTAAGCCAAAACGCAGAGACGGAGTACTTGAAACGACATGAAATGTCGCATGGACATGTCGACCAAGAGACGTTCAAGACCAATGTGCCGGTAGTCACGTATGAGGATATAAAGTCGGATATCCTACGCTTATATAATGGTGATTTTTCGCCCATATTATGTGCTCAACCCATCGTTGAGTTATTATTTAGGTAATTAAATGTTTCGTTTTtactattttttatttttttatttattcaaTAATTCTTTTTTAAAACCATTTTACATAAGTAAGGGTGAattatgattatgatgatgacgatgattttGGTGTACGtgtgtgcatgcatgcatgcagCTCAGGAACATCAAGTGCGCAAAGAAAGATGATACCAATAACTGATGATGATTTGCAAAGGCGACATAAGTTGCTCACTTCCGTTTCCCCTTTTATCAAAAAGTCAGTTTCTTATTCTTCCACTATATATAtttttacacaaattcttgtttaacaCCGTCTCAAATTAAGACGGCATTCATAAACAACTTAAGATTAAGGATTTATATTCAATGTTGTTAGATTTGTTAGTATCGGAATCATAAGTATATGAATTATGGTTTTACATTTTAGAACGGTTTCATATTAGAGGTTCTGATTGTTTCTATATTTGTAGGCGAATTGAAGAGGGGAAGCCCGATAAAGGAAAGATGTTAGGCTTGTTACTAACGAGAGATGAAACTATAACACCGGGTGGTCTAATAGCTCGTCCCGGTTTAAACACCCTCTTTAAAAATCCGCAATTTTACAATGATAACCCATATCCGTACAATACCAATACGAGTCCTATTGAGGCCATCCATTGCCCGGATCATTTTCAATCCATTTACACTCAATTACTATGTGGGTTTTACCAACGTCATGACGTGACACGTGTCAAAGTCATCTTCGGTTCAAATCTCATATGGGCCATTCGCTTTCTAAAGGCTAACTATTCCAATCTCTGTCATGACATCTCATCGGGTAACCTGAACCCAAAAATAACCAACCTGTCTCTACGTACTCGTATGACTGAGACCTTCATGCAACACCCCCAACCGAAGTTGGCCAAGTTTATTGAAAGTGCATGCCTTGGAAAAAATTGGGAAGGGATTTTGCAAAAGATTTGGCCTAATGCAAAGTACATAGAAGCTATATTAACGGGCTCGATGACCCAATATATACCGATACTAAACTATTATAGTGGAGGATTATCATTAGTGACTCTGAATTATGCTTCTTCTGAATGTGATTTCGGCTATAATTTGGACCCGATGTGTGGCCCGTATGACATTTCTTACACCATAATGCCAAATATGGCCTATTACGAGTTCATACCTCTTTCGCCTGAAGATGATGTTTCGGGCTCACAACCTAAACCCGTGGATATGGCAAATGTCGTGGTGGGGCAAGAGTATGAGCTTGTGATCACAACCTATACCGGTTTATATAGGTACGATTTTTTGAACCATTCTATTTTTCACTATTTATAACTTGGAAATATGTTGTCATTCATTATGTCTATTGTTAACGAATTCAAGGTACCGAATGGGAGACGTGATTCGTCTAACAGGGTTTTACAATTCGACACCTCAATTTAAGTTCATAAGGAGAAGAGATGTGGTACTTAGCATTGATGTCGAGAAAACAACCGAATCTGATTTACATAAGGCAATTCAAACGGCGTCCATTGTACTCCAACAGTTTAACACAACAATCCTCGACTACACGAGCAATTCATGTACAAAGACCAATCCAGGACACTATGTTATCTACATAGAGCTCATAACCAAAACCCTAGCAAATGGGATCGGCCTTGGCGTAAACATCCTGGAAGAATGTTGTTTGGCAATGGAGGAGTCTCTAGGATTTTACTATCGGTCATGCCGAAAAAGCTATTGCATAGGTCCGCTTGAGATCCGAGTGTTAAGTAACGGGACGTTTGAAAAGATGATGGATTTTGCAATATCAAATGGAGCGACTTTTAACCAATTTAAGATGCCTAGGTGTGTGAAATCGTTGTCTATGTTAGAGTTACTCGACTCTAGAGTCATCTCAAGCCACTTCAGCCCTTCAATGCCTCATACTCTTCCTTAATTTCAAGGCACTCCAAATTCACTCGTGTCATTGAAGTATTGTTATCCAATTATGTAAAACTGTAAAAGTGTGTACGTATGGCATTCGACTTCTTAAGCGTAAACTGTTAGAAAAAGTGGAGCAATATAACCGTAAATAATATtataacaaaatacaaaaatataaatgatataaataaAAGAACAATAATATAAAATAGAGAAGAGAAGAAAGATGTAGCCTGGGTCGAATCGCGCTAGGCGCTTTCCTAAGAGAGATAACGCCTCCACTGCACTGGTTACCAAATAGTGCGTTCCTCTCCCAAGATACGACAACCCGTTAGACTCCTTCGGTAGCAGCAAGAGGAGCCCCCGAACCGACGATCGCCCAATGCTCAATAGTAATTTAAAGATAATATAATTATTTGTAACAAAAATAATTTATAATAAGTAGACAATATAATGACAATAGAAAACATGTTTTCTCTCGTAAAATCCCCATGCACAAACTACACATACACACGAAATAAATTTAGGTGACATGGTATGATTGTAGCTCAAAAACATACCCATCCAAGCTCCACCATCTAGCATTATATACCAAGCAAAATACTGAATACCGTTGCTATGCTAGCAAAATAATGActattaatcacacaatttattcACCAAATTTAATAGCCATAAATCACCCATTTAAATTACATTGACCAAGAATAAAATCTCGTCATAACTCACCAAGATATGGAGTAAAAAAGTTATTAAATGTAATATGAATTACTTGGTCAAAtaataaaacttataaaataaaataattcttAAATCACTAAAtattttccaacaatcccccacatgaTTTAAGAATCCAAAACCATTTtagaataataaataatatttaataattcaaaaataaaatatattgTATAGAAATAATAATAGTGAGCATATAATACCGCGTAATAGGTGTAGGTACCTTTCGGGTTTGAACCAACACTTAGTGTAAGTGagcttgcactcgaaagaaccaTAGTAGTATAAATACTTTGAACTAGGTCCCTTAGATCAAGCTTGGACTCACCACACACACGGTATGGGCAATCGATCAGGTTCTATCAGTGGTGCGCGTTAATGGTCATGCGCAGGTATCTTGTATCATGAGTGTCTCTAGAGAGTTGCCCACGTCCCATAGTAGCGACCACACTACGAACACTCACTAGGTGAATCCTCCAAGGGTAGGTGTGACATCCACCCCGCAAAAAATTATGCCTTCGGATTCATTAAGAGTCAATGCTCAACCTCAAACCGTCACAACCAAAATCATTGAGAGCACCTCAAAAAACACAAATATCACACTTCGCCATAGGAATGAGACGCGGACCAAAATAAAATATCCGCCAAATAATGGTGCTCTCCTTAATTAGCCCACCCACAGCTTCGTTATTACCCGTTGAACTTCTTTCATGGGATCTCCAATCTTTGAAGACGGGTTTCCACTGCGATGGCTACCACATGGACAATAAGTCTCATTCCCCTCGACGATTCAATTCTCATAATTCAAGTACGTACTTGCTGGCCAGCTTTTTTTTTATAAATGGATCCGTGATATCACTTTCTGAATATTCAAATAAGACCACCATCATGATGGAAAAACACGTGTCTCAAAGACCACGTACATCTCAAATATCTCATTTTCTAATCAAACTTTGCGATTTTAGCTTTTAGCTAAAAATCTTCCACCACATAACAATAGAATAGGAAGGATAGGCGGCTCGAATAATATAAGTATAAAGAATATATCTCGATAACTCTTCTATCATTTCGCTTCCATGCTCGTGGTGtccaataatataataataataataattgttggCTTCGGAGATCTTCATAATATCGCTCCTCCAAGAAATAAAAATAGCCATGACATCGAACCTCtgtcaaataaaaataaatagccaTAATAAACCTCCGCCATATAAAAAATAAATAGTCATTGTGGCATTTGGACTCATCAAATTTAACGTCCAACTCGCTTCAATATACCCTTCAAATAAAGAAGGAAAAATATAATTAGTGAGATATATAATAAACTTCCAATAAATAATATATGTTCCAAATTCTATACTTTCACCACATTTAAAACTTAATCACCTACTAGATAACATTGACCAAGTTTAAAAATTTCTCATAATCTCAAAAATAAAAATGAGTAAATAACTCGTCTAACAAATATTTAAAATACTTGGTCAAATCATAAACACTATCATAATAATTTCCACCAATTTTATTTAACAATTCacaataatcatataattatCATTTCTATCAGAAATACAAGATAAGAAACAATATAAATGTCAAACATAATGACAATTCACAAGTGGTAAAAACCATAAAATCAAAGAGCTGTTAGCATTTAACAATATAGCCATAAAGccaattaaatcataaaagtcaATATGGAGTAATATTGATCAATACCATAATTTTTCTCATAACTCCTAAATTAAAATTGGATTAGAGGCTCATTAAACCATATTGAATAATTTGTTAAAAACTAACACTCATAAACAAATTCTTAAATCAAATATTGTCAATATAATATCATAGAGACACATACATAAAGTAAA from Silene latifolia isolate original U9 population chromosome 3, ASM4854445v1, whole genome shotgun sequence harbors:
- the LOC141649918 gene encoding indole-3-acetic acid-amido synthetase GH3.4-like, with product MDAAAVMAVDEESGGKVQARAYEASVKFIEELTRKCHEVQTMVLAEILSQNAETEYLKRHEMSHGHVDQETFKTNVPVVTYEDIKSDILRLYNGDFSPILCAQPIVELLFSSGTSSAQRKMIPITDDDLQRRHKLLTSVSPFIKKSPDKGKMLGLLLTRDETITPGGLIARPGLNTLFKNPQFYNDNPYPYNTNTSPIEAIHCPDHFQSIYTQLLCGFYQRHDVTRVKVIFGSNLIWAIRFLKANYSNLCHDISSGNLNPKITNLSLRTRMTETFMQHPQPKLAKFIESACLGKNWEGILQKIWPNAKYIEAILTGSMTQYIPILNYYSGGLSLVTLNYASSECDFGYNLDPMCGPYDISYTIMPNMAYYEFIPLSPEDDVSGSQPKPVDMANVVVGQEYELVITTYTGLYRYRMGDVIRLTGFYNSTPQFKFIRRRDVVLSIDVEKTTESDLHKAIQTASIVLQQFNTTILDYTSNSCTKTNPGHYVIYIELITKTLANGIGLGVNILEECCLAMEESLGFYYRSCRKSYCIGPLEIRVLSNGTFEKMMDFAISNGATFNQFKMPRCVKSLSMLELLDSRVISSHFSPSMPHTLP